Proteins from one Deltaproteobacteria bacterium genomic window:
- a CDS encoding DUF3047 domain-containing protein — MRVVLIGVWIVLFTGYGIVRGEPSSVLEVGAFSTEKAGNSLPARWEPLHFRDIKIHTHYRLVEADGQVVVQAKADASASGLIRRISIDPKEYPIVQWRWKVSNVLQKGNVHRKDGDDYPARLYILFEYDPDRLGFFERLKYETAKLFYGAYPPLASINYIWASNAPEGLVVPNPYADRSMMVVVQSGEKNLNRWLTEERNIYEDYRRVFKDEPPMISGVAIMTDTDNTGESATAYYGDILFFHARP, encoded by the coding sequence ATGCGAGTTGTTCTCATTGGGGTATGGATCGTTCTTTTTACCGGGTATGGCATTGTACGGGGGGAACCTTCATCCGTTCTTGAAGTGGGGGCCTTTTCAACCGAAAAAGCCGGCAACAGTCTCCCAGCCCGGTGGGAGCCCTTACACTTCAGAGACATCAAAATCCACACCCACTACCGATTAGTGGAAGCGGATGGGCAGGTGGTGGTTCAGGCCAAGGCCGACGCCTCGGCCTCGGGTTTGATCCGCAGGATCTCCATTGATCCCAAGGAATATCCAATTGTCCAATGGCGATGGAAGGTGTCCAACGTGCTTCAAAAGGGGAACGTGCATCGAAAAGATGGGGACGACTACCCGGCCCGGCTCTATATCCTCTTCGAATACGATCCGGACAGACTGGGCTTTTTTGAAAGGCTTAAATACGAAACCGCAAAGCTGTTTTACGGAGCATATCCCCCACTGGCATCCATCAACTACATCTGGGCGTCCAATGCACCGGAAGGGCTGGTGGTTCCGAACCCTTATGCCGATCGGTCCATGATGGTGGTGGTCCAAAGCGGGGAAAAGAATCTGAACAGATGGCTGACCGAGGAGAGAAATATCTACGAGGACTACCGCAGAGTGTTCAAAGACGAACCCCCCATGATTTCCGGGGTGGCGATCATGACCGATACGGACAACACCGGAGAATCCGCCACCGCCTACTACGGCGACATCCTCTTTTTCCATGCGAGGCCATGA
- a CDS encoding zeta toxin family protein — MKSRGINLINADIIARTINPVNNESASYKAMIIAERLREDLLRQGISFCFETVFSHPSKIDFIARAKSLGYHIVLVYIHLETPELNEARVHQRVAEGGHNVPSQKIRSRIPRTMKHIANVLPLIDEARLLDNSLFDAPFRKIAVIERGALIESVSPLPGWAKKILKACS, encoded by the coding sequence CTGAAATCCCGCGGCATCAACCTGATCAACGCCGATATCATTGCCAGGACCATAAACCCTGTAAATAATGAATCTGCCAGCTATAAGGCCATGATCATCGCGGAAAGGCTTCGAGAGGACCTCCTGCGTCAAGGAATTTCCTTTTGTTTTGAAACGGTATTTTCACATCCCTCCAAGATAGATTTCATTGCCAGGGCAAAATCACTGGGCTACCACATCGTCCTTGTGTACATCCATTTAGAAACCCCGGAACTGAATGAGGCCCGTGTACATCAGCGTGTCGCTGAAGGCGGCCATAATGTACCTTCTCAGAAAATAAGGAGCCGCATCCCGAGGACGATGAAACATATCGCAAACGTCCTTCCCCTAATTGACGAAGCGCGGCTGCTGGACAACTCCCTGTTTGATGCTCCTTTCCGAAAGATTGCCGTTATTGAACGCGGAGCATTGATTGAGTCAGTAAGTCCGCTGCCGGGCTGGGCCAAAAAAATATTGAAAGCCTGCAGTTGA
- a CDS encoding transporter substrate-binding domain-containing protein yields MRSKMKQEIVSLTVALNLVFAVLALAQTPDKQANQPAKKFYSLPDITQQKLTGDFDAIIKRRVIRILVTYSKTHFFVDKATQRGLTYDMGRLFEDSVNKKLKKKHVRVHVVFIPVSYDELIPALIEGRGDMAVANLTITPERLKQVDFTEPTRRNVCEIAVTGPGAEPISTLQDLSGKEVYIRKTASYYESIQNLNAELKKAGKAPVKVRLAPPELEDEDILEMVNAGLVKFTIVDNHIAEFWKQIFKNIVLHPEAAVRTGGELGVMIRKNNPKLKAALDEFLSHYAEGSKTRNILLQKYLKNTKLVRNATSKEDLARFEATIEFFRNYGDKYQLDYLLMMAQGYQESRLDQNARNPSGAIGIMQVLPSTGKEMGFADITKIEPNIHAGVKYIRFMMDQFYANEPMDPLNKGLFTFASYNAGPGRVSQLRKQAAKRGLDPNRWFNHVEVIAAEKIGRETVRYVSNIYKYYLAYKMVMEQRAERAKVKEAEKKEVGK; encoded by the coding sequence ATGAGGAGTAAGATGAAACAGGAAATCGTCTCTCTGACTGTGGCCCTCAATCTGGTATTTGCGGTGCTTGCCTTGGCGCAGACGCCGGACAAACAGGCGAATCAGCCTGCCAAGAAGTTCTATTCTCTGCCGGATATTACCCAGCAGAAATTGACCGGGGATTTCGATGCGATCATAAAGCGGCGTGTCATCCGCATCCTGGTAACCTACTCAAAAACCCATTTTTTTGTTGACAAGGCAACTCAGCGGGGGCTCACCTATGACATGGGCCGGCTTTTCGAGGACAGCGTCAACAAAAAGCTCAAAAAAAAGCATGTTCGCGTCCATGTTGTGTTCATACCCGTGTCTTATGATGAACTTATCCCGGCCCTGATTGAGGGCCGAGGGGATATGGCCGTCGCCAATCTGACGATCACCCCGGAGCGCCTCAAGCAGGTGGACTTTACCGAGCCGACGAGGAGGAATGTCTGCGAGATCGCGGTCACCGGTCCCGGGGCCGAGCCGATCTCTACCCTTCAGGACCTATCGGGGAAAGAGGTTTATATACGGAAAACGGCGAGCTATTACGAAAGCATCCAGAATCTCAATGCCGAGCTGAAAAAGGCAGGCAAGGCGCCGGTGAAGGTGAGGCTCGCGCCACCCGAGCTGGAGGATGAAGACATTTTGGAGATGGTAAATGCCGGTCTTGTGAAGTTCACGATTGTGGACAACCACATTGCCGAGTTCTGGAAGCAGATCTTCAAGAATATTGTCTTGCACCCGGAAGCGGCCGTCCGAACCGGTGGGGAACTCGGGGTCATGATCCGCAAGAACAACCCGAAGCTCAAGGCAGCGCTTGACGAGTTCCTTTCCCACTATGCTGAGGGCTCCAAGACACGCAATATATTGCTGCAGAAATATCTCAAGAACACAAAGCTTGTTAGGAACGCCACCTCCAAGGAAGATCTGGCCAGGTTCGAAGCTACCATCGAGTTTTTCCGGAATTACGGAGACAAATACCAACTGGATTACCTGCTCATGATGGCTCAGGGGTATCAGGAGTCGAGACTCGACCAGAATGCGCGAAATCCGTCGGGCGCCATCGGCATCATGCAGGTGCTGCCGAGCACGGGCAAGGAGATGGGGTTTGCCGACATCACCAAAATCGAACCCAACATTCACGCCGGCGTGAAATACATCCGCTTCATGATGGACCAGTTTTACGCCAATGAGCCCATGGACCCGCTGAATAAGGGGCTGTTTACCTTCGCCTCATATAATGCGGGCCCCGGCCGCGTCTCTCAACTTCGCAAACAGGCGGCCAAGCGGGGTCTCGATCCCAACAGGTGGTTCAATCATGTGGAAGTCATTGCCGCGGAAAAGATCGGCCGTGAAACGGTGCGGTATGTGAGCAACATCTACAAGTATTACCTGGCCTACAAAATGGTCATGGAACAGAGAGCCGAGCGTGCGAAGGTTAAGGAGGCGGAAAAAAAGGAAGTGGGGAAGTGA